Proteins encoded within one genomic window of Lynx canadensis isolate LIC74 chromosome B4, mLynCan4.pri.v2, whole genome shotgun sequence:
- the LOC115518731 gene encoding olfactory receptor 6C4-like, whose protein sequence is MKNQTFLTEFILLGLSDIPEIQLVIFIFLFLTYIFSIIGNLTIITLTLLDSHLQTPMYFFLRNFSFLEISFTTTFTPRLLFSITTGNKSISFAGCFTQYFFAIFLGATEFYLLAAMSFDRYVAICKPLHYRTIMSSTVCIQLVLCSWLAGFLIIISPIILTSQLDFCASNMLNQYYCDYGPLLEISCSDTRFLELVDFILAVVTLVVTLVLVILSYTNIIWTILKIPSAQQRKKAFSTCSSHMIVISLSYGSCIFMYIKPSAKEGVAFNKGVAVLNTSVAPLLNPFIYTLRNKQVKQAFKDVTRKIVHLYSF, encoded by the coding sequence ATGAAAAACCAAACCTTTCTGACAGAATTCATTCTGCTGGGACTATCAGACATCCCGGAGATCCAACTTGtaatctttatatttctcttcctCACCTACATATTCAGCATCATTGGAAACCTGACAATCATCACCCTTACTCTACTGGATTCCCACCTCCAGActcccatgtatttcttcctccGGAATTTCTCCTTCTTAGAAATTTCCTTTACAACCACTTTTACTCCCAGGCTGCTGTTCAGCATCACAACTGGAAACAAGAGCATCAGCTTTGCTGGCTGCTTCACACAGTATTTCTTTGCCATCTTCCTCGGAGCCACAGAGTTTTACCTTCTGGCTGCCATGTCCtttgaccgctatgtggccataTGCAAACCCCTGCATTACAGGACCATTATGAGCAGCACAGTCTGCATCCAGCTGGTCCTCTGCTCTTGGTTGGCTGGATTCCTAATCATCATATCCCCAATCATCCTGACCAGTCAGCTGGATTTCTGTGCCTCCAACATGCTGAATCAGTATTACTGTGACTATGGACCCCTCCTAGAAATATCTTGCTCAGACACAAGATTCCTGGAGCTGGTTGACTTTATCTTAGCAGTTGTGACCTTGGTGGTCACTCTGGTGCTGGTGATTCTCTCCTACACAAACATCATCTGGACCATTCTCAAGATCCCCTCAgctcagcaaaggaaaaaggCTTTTTCCACGTGTTCTTCCCACATGATTGTCATCTCCCTCTCTTATGGCAGCTGCATCTTCATGTACATAAAACCCTCAGCTAAAGAAGGAGTTGCCTTCAATAAGGGGGTAGCTGTTCTCAATACTTCGGTTGCTCCTTTATTGAACCCATTCATTTACACCTTAAGgaacaaacaagtaaaacaagCCTTCAAGGATGTGACCAGAAAAATAGtgcatctttattcattttaa